The Candidatus Vicinibacter proximus sequence TGCGAATTACGTACATCATCTCTCCGCGCACATAGATGTAAGAAGTCCTTGCCCCTAAGGCAAAAGAAGATGTAATCATTCCTTCAATCAACAGGTGGGGAATCCTCTCCATCAGGTACCTGTCTTTAAAGGTCCCGGGTTCAGATTCATCGGCATTACACACCAAATATCTTGGCTTATCAGACTTTTTATCCAAAAAAGACCACTTCATCCCGGTCGGAAAGCCTGCGCCTCCTCTTCCCCTCAGTCCGGACTTCTTGACCTCCTCGACCACGCCATCCGGAGTCATCTCTTTCAAGGCTTTACGAACCGATTCGTAGCCTCCCATCTTGCGATAAACCTCAAGGGTATGGATCCCCGGTACTGCTACATGCTCTAGTAATATTTTCTTTCCCATATCAGGCTTTAGCTCTTAAATCATCAATGAGTTGATCAATTTTCTCTTTCGTAAGGTGTTCATGGTAATGATACTTAGGACCAATTTGAAGCACCGGACCGGTACCACAAGCCGCCAGACATTCCACCGGCTTGATGGTAAACAACCCATCTGATGTTGTCTCCCCTGAATGAATTCCCAATTTTTCTTCCAGGTATATAATCAATTCCTCGGCGCCTACATTACAGCAAGGTCCCGTCCTGCAAACCTCCAAAACGTATTTCCCAACCGGTTTTACATGAAACATGGTGTAGAAGGTAGCCACCTCGTACACTTCAATTGGATGCAGATCCAATACTTTGGCAACCTCATCCATCACGTCAACAGGTAACCACCCGTGGTCCTCTTGCGCCAGATGCAGCACAGGCAGCAGAGCAGACTTGTGCCTTCCTTCCGGATAACGATGCTTAATTTCTTCGATCTCTTTTAATCTTGATTCACTAAAAACCATGATCTGTATTTTTATTTCTTTGAAGTCCCTTCAGACTTTATTTTTTACAATCCCACTCTTCCTCATTCTCACATTCCCTAATTCTCCAATTAGCTCACTAACTAATTAATTAATTTCCTCTTTCTCTCGTTAGCCGCTTTCGCGGTTCCTTCACTTATCGTGCTGTCGCACGATACTCTGCTTACAGCAGAGATCGCTCAGTCATCCCTCATTTCCTAATTTCCTCACTAACTAATTAGCTCATTAACTAATTAACTAATTAATCACGCATCCAGCTCCCCCGCAATCACATTCAAACTACTCATCACCACAATGGCATCCGACAACATCTGCCCCTTCACCATTTCAGGATAGGCCTGATAATATATGAAGCAAGGCCTTCTGAAATGAAGACGGTACGGAGTTCTTCCGCCATCACTGATCAGGTAAAATCCCAATTCACCGTTAGCACCTTCTACAGCCTGGTAAACTTCTCCGACAGGTGCATCAATTTCACCCATGATGATCTTGAAGTGATAGATCAACGCTTCCATATTTTTATATACTTCCTGTTTTGGAGGTAGGTAATAATGGTCGGCGTCTGCGTGATACACACCGGGAGGTTCAGCTTCTATTTTTTTGATGGCTTGCTCGATCAGGCTCAAACTTTGCCAGATCTCTTCGTTCCGAACTACGTATCTGTCGTAGGTATCTCCCGTGGTTCCTACCGGTACGTCAAATTTGAAATCCTCATAAGAACAGTATGGTTCAGCAGTGCGCAGGTCATAATCGATGCCACATGCCCTCAGATTAGGACCTGTGAAACCATAATTTAAAGCCCTTTCAACACCCAGGCCACCAGTGCCGATGGTGCGGTCCATAAATATCCTGTTCCTGGTTAACAGATTTTCGAATTCACGCCAGACAGGTGGAAACTCCTGCAAAAACTTACGAGTCAATTCAAATACACGCGGATTAAAATCACGCTCAAAACCGCCAATACGCCCCATGTTGGTAGTCAGACGGGCACCACAAATTTCCTCGTAGATCTCGTATATTTTTTCTCGGTATTGATACACATAGGTGAAGCCAGTAAGGGCTCCGGTATCCACACCAAGAATACTGTTGCAAATCAGGTGGTCGGCAACTCTCGCCAGCTCCATGACCATCACCCTCATATAATCCACTCGCTTGGGAACTTTAAGTCCCAACAACTTTTCTACAGTCAAATACCAACCGGTATTGTTTATGGGCGCTGAGCAATAATTCAAACGATCTGTCAGCGGAGTAATCTGGTAAAAAGGTCTTCTTTCTGCTATTTTTTCAAATGCCCGGTGAATGTATCCGATGGTTTGTTCTCCACTCACTATTCGTTCCCCGTCCAACTTAAGCACATTCTGAAAAATTCCGTGCGTCGCCGGATGGGTAGGACCCAGATTCAGGGTGTTGTATGGAATATCCGGAATATCCGGTTGATGAAATTCTGCTGTAAATTCAAGATTGGTCTTCATGTTCTGACTGGTCTATCTGCCAAAATGATAATCTTTTTTATCCTCCCTAAGCGGATCTTCCAAAGGAAACTCTTTCCTCAATGGAAAATCAACCATTTCGTCCATATTAAGTATTCTCCTCAAATCAGGATGTCCCAGAAACTGCACTCCATAAAAGTCATAAGTCTCGCGCTCCATCCAGTTGGCAGAGGCATAAATTCCGGTGAGGCTTGGCACTTCCGGTTTGGTGATCGGGACAAAAACTTTTAAACGCGTCCGGGTATTGTGTCTCATACTTTGGAGATGGTAAACAACGGCAAGCTCCCTGCCCGCATCATCAGGATAATGCACCCCACAGATGTCTGTGAGAAAGTTAAATTCCAGGGCCGGATCTTTAAACAAAAAATGCACGACCCGGTAGAGCTGATTTAAAGGAACCTCGGCTGTAAATATTCCATATTCATCCGGGATCATGGTTAAGACGTCCCCAAGTTGGGTAGTCACATGACTGGAAATCTGTTCGTGGCTAATTCCGCTCATTATTTGATAAAATAGGAGTCCATTAATTTTTTGTATTCCTCAGAATTCCTTCTGCGGATACTTTCCTTTCCGATGAGATCCTGAATTCGCATGACGCCTTCAATGATCTGCTCAGGTCTCGGTGGGCAACCGGGCACGTAGACGTCCACAGGTATAATACGATCAATACCCTGGAGTACGGAATAAGTGTCAAATATGCCTCCACTGGACGCACAGGCCCCTACTGCAATAACCCATCGCGGTTCAGCCATTTGCTCATAAACCTGACGCAATACAGGTCCCATTTTTTTGGCAATGGTACCCATGACCATGAGCAGATCCGCTTGTCTGGGGGTAAAGCTCAATCTTTCGGAGCCAAACCTCGCCAGGTCATAGTGCGAAGCCATGGTCGCCATGAATTCGATCCCACAACAGGAGGTAGCAAACGGAAGTGGCCAAATGCTATTCTTTCTGGCCAATCCCACCACACTGTCCAGCGAGGTGGCAAAAA is a genomic window containing:
- a CDS encoding NADH-quinone oxidoreductase subunit B translates to MSAEIKMAKAPPGIEGQGFFATSLDSVVGLARKNSIWPLPFATSCCGIEFMATMASHYDLARFGSERLSFTPRQADLLMVMGTIAKKMGPVLRQVYEQMAEPRWVIAVGACASSGGIFDTYSVLQGIDRIIPVDVYVPGCPPRPEQIIEGVMRIQDLIGKESIRRRNSEEYKKLMDSYFIK
- a CDS encoding NADH-quinone oxidoreductase subunit C, yielding MIPDEYGIFTAEVPLNQLYRVVHFLFKDPALEFNFLTDICGVHYPDDAGRELAVVYHLQSMRHNTRTRLKVFVPITKPEVPSLTGIYASANWMERETYDFYGVQFLGHPDLRRILNMDEMVDFPLRKEFPLEDPLREDKKDYHFGR
- a CDS encoding NADH-quinone oxidoreductase subunit D, encoding MKTNLEFTAEFHQPDIPDIPYNTLNLGPTHPATHGIFQNVLKLDGERIVSGEQTIGYIHRAFEKIAERRPFYQITPLTDRLNYCSAPINNTGWYLTVEKLLGLKVPKRVDYMRVMVMELARVADHLICNSILGVDTGALTGFTYVYQYREKIYEIYEEICGARLTTNMGRIGGFERDFNPRVFELTRKFLQEFPPVWREFENLLTRNRIFMDRTIGTGGLGVERALNYGFTGPNLRACGIDYDLRTAEPYCSYEDFKFDVPVGTTGDTYDRYVVRNEEIWQSLSLIEQAIKKIEAEPPGVYHADADHYYLPPKQEVYKNMEALIYHFKIIMGEIDAPVGEVYQAVEGANGELGFYLISDGGRTPYRLHFRRPCFIYYQAYPEMVKGQMLSDAIVVMSSLNVIAGELDA
- a CDS encoding NAD(P)H-dependent oxidoreductase subunit E, which codes for MVFSESRLKEIEEIKHRYPEGRHKSALLPVLHLAQEDHGWLPVDVMDEVAKVLDLHPIEVYEVATFYTMFHVKPVGKYVLEVCRTGPCCNVGAEELIIYLEEKLGIHSGETTSDGLFTIKPVECLAACGTGPVLQIGPKYHYHEHLTKEKIDQLIDDLRAKA